From Quercus lobata isolate SW786 chromosome 1, ValleyOak3.0 Primary Assembly, whole genome shotgun sequence, one genomic window encodes:
- the LOC115983223 gene encoding RING-H2 finger protein ATL1-like gives MEVDEFQITLVDEFQIAMLRAELLDTTRNWAQHSTFDGSYDPRTFSGKLDPLELQSIRLESLTAKLASFRANETKRDFNTVMEEVQLEVLRWLGRILAKSMDPVFKGSKDVVIEEDGAVCGVCQEDMNVGVEGRMLKCMHKFHFDCIVNWLRSKATCPLCRYQVQFKEFEPKI, from the coding sequence ATGGAGGTTGATGAGTTTCAAATCACCCTGGTTGATGAATTTCAAATAGCTATGTTGAGGGCTGAGCTGCTGGACACGACGAGGAACTGGGCGCAACACTCAACATTTGATGGTTCATATGATCCCAGGACGTTTTCAGGGAAATTGGATCCTTTGGAACTGCAAAGCATAAGGTTGGAAAGCTTGACAGCCAAGTTAGCCTCGTTTCGTGCAAACGAAACCAAGCGCGATTTCAACACGGTGATGGAGGAGGTTCAGCTTGAAGTGTTGAGATGGCTAGGGAGGATCTTGGCCAAGAGTATGGACCCGGTGTTTAAGGGGTCGAAGGATGTGGTGATTGAGGAAGATGGGGCGGTTTGTGGAGTTTGCCAAGAAGACATGAACGTAGGAGTTGAAGGAAGAATGCTCAAGTGCATGCACAAGTTTCATTTCGATTGTATTGTGAATTGGCTTAGGAGTAAAGCTACATGTCCCTTGTGTAGGTACCAAGTTCAATTCAAAGAGTTTGAGCCAAAAAtatga